A single region of the Elizabethkingia sp. JS20170427COW genome encodes:
- a CDS encoding ribonuclease Z, whose protein sequence is MSIHVTILGFNSAIPTTKSSPTSQFLEIDERYFLVDCGEGTQVQLRRARAKFSRINHIFISHLHGDHCFGLPGLIASFRLLGRDQPLHVYGPKGIKRMLETIFSITETHRGFEVVYHELSGDQSQLVYEDAKLEVWTIPLDHRIYCNGYLFKQKPKERKLNMAEISKYPEIEICDYHNLKKGKDFQLSDGFILKNESLTIAPEPPKSYAFCSDTRYKEGVIPIVKGVDVLYHESTFLHELKEMADYTGHSTAKEAAEIAQKAGAKKLVLGHFSNRYEDLTVFTDEARPIFPETYLPIALETITV, encoded by the coding sequence TTGAGTATTCATGTTACTATTTTAGGATTTAATTCTGCAATTCCAACGACTAAATCTTCTCCTACTTCTCAGTTCTTAGAAATTGATGAAAGGTATTTTTTAGTAGATTGTGGAGAAGGAACTCAAGTGCAATTGCGAAGGGCAAGAGCAAAGTTCTCTAGGATAAACCATATTTTTATTTCCCACCTACATGGCGATCATTGCTTTGGGCTTCCCGGACTTATCGCATCATTTCGGTTGTTAGGAAGAGACCAGCCCTTGCATGTTTATGGTCCTAAGGGAATAAAAAGGATGTTGGAGACTATTTTTTCCATTACCGAAACGCATAGAGGTTTTGAAGTAGTTTATCATGAACTCTCAGGAGACCAATCTCAACTGGTTTATGAAGATGCTAAACTAGAAGTGTGGACGATCCCACTGGACCATAGGATTTATTGCAATGGTTATCTTTTTAAGCAAAAGCCTAAAGAGAGAAAACTAAACATGGCTGAAATTTCTAAATACCCAGAAATTGAAATTTGCGATTATCATAATCTGAAAAAAGGTAAAGATTTCCAATTATCTGATGGGTTTATTTTGAAAAATGAATCTTTAACGATAGCTCCAGAGCCTCCAAAGTCTTATGCTTTTTGTTCGGATACGAGGTATAAGGAGGGTGTTATCCCAATTGTGAAAGGGGTAGATGTGTTGTACCATGAATCTACTTTCCTCCATGAGTTGAAGGAAATGGCAGATTATACCGGTCATTCAACAGCGAAGGAAGCAGCAGAAATTGCTCAAAAAGCGGGAGCTAAGAAGTTGGTGTTAGGTCACTTTTCTAATCGGTATGAAGACCTTACGGTATTTACCGATGAGGCACGCCCTATTTTTCCAGAAACCTACTTACCAATAGCTTTAGAAACAATTACGGTATAG
- the map gene encoding type I methionyl aminopeptidase, which yields MIQLKTIEEIRLMRDAAQLVSKTLGMLAKEIKPGVTTKYLDNLAYQFIKDHGAEPAFLGYGGFPNSLCMSPNEQVVHGIPNDTPLRDGDVISVDCGTYLNGFVGDHAYTFEVGEVAPETKKLLQVTKESLYKGIAQCIRGKRIGDISYAVQEHAEKHGYGVVRELVGHGVGRVMHEDPQVPNYGRKGSGKVIKDGLVIAIEPMVNLGTEKVKFHNDGWTVTTLDNKPSAHFEHDVAVVHGKPVLLSTFQYIYDALGIQSNEEEAFHFDF from the coding sequence TTGATACAGTTAAAAACAATAGAAGAAATCCGATTGATGCGAGATGCTGCACAATTGGTTTCAAAAACCTTAGGAATGCTGGCTAAAGAAATTAAGCCTGGTGTTACTACCAAATATCTTGATAACCTAGCTTATCAATTCATCAAAGATCATGGTGCTGAACCTGCCTTCTTAGGATATGGAGGTTTCCCTAATTCGCTATGCATGTCCCCTAACGAGCAAGTAGTACACGGTATTCCTAACGACACCCCACTTAGAGATGGTGATGTTATCTCTGTGGACTGTGGGACTTACCTTAACGGCTTTGTAGGAGACCACGCTTACACTTTTGAAGTAGGGGAAGTTGCTCCAGAAACTAAAAAGCTTTTACAAGTTACCAAAGAATCTCTTTACAAAGGTATTGCACAATGCATTAGAGGAAAAAGAATTGGAGATATCTCTTACGCTGTACAAGAGCATGCAGAAAAACACGGATATGGCGTAGTAAGAGAACTTGTAGGCCACGGTGTGGGTAGAGTAATGCACGAAGATCCTCAGGTTCCTAATTATGGAAGAAAAGGTTCTGGAAAAGTTATCAAAGACGGTTTGGTTATCGCTATCGAACCGATGGTTAACCTTGGTACTGAGAAAGTGAAATTCCATAATGATGGTTGGACAGTTACCACCTTGGACAACAAACCATCTGCACACTTCGAGCACGATGTAGCCGTAGTTCATGGCAAGCCTGTACTTCTTTCCACCTTCCAATACATCTATGATGCTTTAGGAATACAGTCTAACGAGGAAGAAGCTTTCCACTTCGATTTCTAA
- the pheA gene encoding prephenate dehydratase gives MKIAFLGPQASFTQLTASQLFPEGELLPQSSILDCFLAVKNNLVEKAVVPLENSIEGTVSMTLDYLYNTEEICIEAEAVLPIAHQLMIHPQNDNEDVIEKIYSHPQALAQSFLFLNKNYKDVVLQDFASTSAAAKKVAETPDRKLAAIANNFAAKLYGLKIIYTNIQDKEENHTRFIVISRTPDFLKVDLQKATEKTSLLVTLPEDYAGGLHQVLSVFAWRKLNLSKIESRTLKTGLGNYFFFINIDGPYQEVLIKNSFEELESLGVQVKSLGHYPEYSLKG, from the coding sequence ATGAAAATAGCATTTTTAGGGCCACAAGCCTCTTTTACTCAGCTTACAGCTTCGCAGTTGTTTCCTGAGGGGGAACTTCTTCCACAGTCGAGTATTTTAGATTGCTTTTTAGCGGTAAAAAATAACTTAGTGGAAAAAGCGGTAGTTCCCTTAGAAAACTCTATTGAGGGTACGGTATCGATGACGTTGGACTACCTATACAATACAGAAGAGATTTGTATAGAAGCAGAAGCAGTACTTCCTATTGCTCATCAATTGATGATTCATCCACAGAATGATAATGAGGATGTTATAGAGAAGATTTATTCGCATCCACAGGCATTGGCACAATCTTTTTTATTTTTGAATAAAAATTATAAGGACGTAGTTCTTCAGGACTTTGCTTCCACCTCAGCAGCAGCTAAAAAGGTTGCTGAAACGCCAGATCGTAAGCTTGCTGCCATCGCTAATAATTTTGCTGCAAAATTATATGGATTGAAAATTATCTATACTAATATTCAGGACAAAGAGGAAAACCATACCCGATTTATTGTTATCTCTAGGACTCCAGATTTTTTAAAGGTAGATTTACAAAAAGCTACTGAAAAAACTAGCCTTTTGGTGACTTTGCCAGAAGACTATGCAGGAGGTTTGCATCAAGTACTATCGGTTTTTGCGTGGAGAAAACTGAATTTAAGTAAAATAGAATCCAGAACTTTAAAAACAGGCTTAGGGAATTATTTCTTTTTTATCAATATTGATGGGCCTTATCAAGAAGTGTTGATTAAAAATTCCTTTGAGGAATTAGAAAGCTTAGGCGTACAAGTTAAAAGTTTGGGACATTATCCCGAATATTCGTTGAAGGGCTAG
- the gpmI gene encoding 2,3-bisphosphoglycerate-independent phosphoglycerate mutase, which yields MSKKAILAILDGWGLGTNPEVSAIAKANTPFIDSVLKNFPNSKLEASGLAVGLPAGQMGNSEVGHMNLGAGRVIYQNLAKINMAVESKTLGNEAEILAAFKYAKDNHKKVHFIGLVSNGGVHSHINHLKGLLEAAHQYGLKDVFVHAFTDGRDCDPHSGKGFISELIDYMNTTTGKLASIVGRYYAMDRDKRWERVKLAYDAMVKGIGLETTQPIAAIEKSYEEGVSDEFLKPIICTENESPIATIGENDVVFCFNFRTDRGREISAVLSQQDFPDYEMKKLPLYYVTLTNYDETFKNVKVVYDEEVINQTMGQVLENNQRSQIRIAETEKYPHVTFFFSGGREKEFEGERRLLCPSPKDVPTYDFKPEMSAYDITNAIVPELKNKTADFICLNFANTDMVGHTGVFEAAVKAAEVVDECINKVATTAYENGYVVFILADHGNSDIMINADGTPNTQHTTNLVPFIVMDKDRTWTLKNGKLGDVAPTILSVMGITPPEEMTGNILVS from the coding sequence ATGTCAAAAAAAGCGATATTAGCCATCTTGGATGGTTGGGGATTAGGCACTAACCCTGAAGTTTCAGCAATAGCAAAAGCAAATACACCTTTTATAGACTCTGTACTAAAAAACTTTCCTAATAGCAAACTAGAAGCCAGCGGACTAGCAGTAGGCTTACCAGCAGGGCAAATGGGAAATTCTGAAGTAGGCCACATGAACCTAGGGGCTGGTAGAGTTATTTACCAAAATCTAGCAAAAATCAACATGGCAGTAGAGAGTAAAACTCTTGGTAACGAAGCTGAAATCCTTGCAGCCTTTAAATACGCAAAAGACAATCATAAAAAAGTACACTTTATTGGATTGGTTTCTAACGGAGGTGTACACTCTCATATCAATCACCTAAAAGGTTTGCTAGAGGCAGCTCACCAATACGGTCTAAAAGATGTTTTTGTACACGCCTTTACCGATGGTAGAGACTGTGATCCCCACTCAGGAAAAGGATTTATCTCTGAGCTTATCGATTACATGAATACTACTACTGGGAAACTAGCCAGCATCGTTGGTCGTTATTACGCTATGGATAGAGACAAGCGTTGGGAGCGTGTAAAATTAGCTTATGATGCAATGGTAAAAGGCATAGGATTAGAAACTACACAACCTATAGCTGCTATTGAAAAATCTTATGAAGAAGGCGTTAGTGATGAGTTTTTGAAGCCTATCATCTGTACAGAAAACGAATCTCCTATCGCTACTATTGGAGAAAATGATGTAGTTTTCTGCTTTAACTTCCGTACAGATAGAGGTCGTGAGATCAGCGCTGTACTTTCTCAACAAGACTTCCCAGATTACGAGATGAAGAAACTTCCTCTGTACTATGTTACCCTCACCAACTACGATGAAACCTTCAAAAATGTAAAAGTAGTTTACGATGAAGAGGTCATCAACCAAACCATGGGACAAGTGTTGGAAAATAACCAACGTAGCCAAATTCGTATTGCAGAAACAGAGAAATATCCACACGTAACCTTCTTCTTCTCTGGCGGTAGAGAAAAAGAATTTGAAGGTGAAAGAAGATTACTTTGCCCTAGTCCTAAAGACGTTCCTACTTACGACTTTAAACCTGAAATGTCTGCATACGACATCACCAATGCTATTGTCCCTGAATTAAAAAATAAAACTGCAGACTTTATCTGTCTTAACTTTGCCAATACCGACATGGTAGGCCACACAGGAGTTTTTGAAGCTGCTGTAAAAGCTGCCGAAGTAGTGGATGAATGTATCAACAAGGTTGCCACCACGGCTTATGAAAACGGTTATGTCGTTTTCATCCTTGCAGATCACGGAAATTCAGACATTATGATTAATGCAGACGGAACTCCAAACACCCAACACACCACCAACTTGGTACCTTTTATCGTAATGGATAAAGACCGCACTTGGACACTAAAAAATGGTAAATTAGGAGATGTAGCTCCTACCATCCTTAGCGTGATGGGCATTACCCCTCCTGAAGAAATGACAGGAAACATCCTTGTTTCTTAA
- a CDS encoding BT0820 family HAD-type phosphatase yields the protein MTSKKLAIDFDGTIVEDAYPKVGQAKIFAFETLLKLQSEGYRLILWTYRSGQALQDAIDFCKKNGLEFYAVNSSFEGEIFDNETQSRKIDADLFIDDRNLGGFPGWGEVYNIIKQKIEFRVEGKEVLAYSKLKKEKKKGLFW from the coding sequence ATGACGAGTAAAAAATTAGCCATTGACTTCGACGGAACCATTGTTGAAGATGCTTATCCAAAAGTGGGACAAGCCAAAATCTTTGCTTTTGAAACCTTATTAAAGCTACAATCTGAAGGATACAGACTTATTTTGTGGACTTACAGAAGCGGACAAGCGTTACAAGATGCTATCGATTTTTGTAAAAAAAATGGCTTAGAATTTTATGCTGTTAATTCTAGCTTTGAGGGTGAAATTTTTGATAACGAAACCCAAAGCCGCAAGATTGATGCCGATTTATTTATTGACGATAGAAACCTTGGTGGCTTCCCAGGATGGGGAGAAGTTTACAACATCATCAAACAAAAAATAGAATTCAGAGTAGAAGGAAAAGAGGTTCTCGCCTATTCAAAACTTAAAAAAGAAAAAAAGAAAGGACTTTTTTGGTAA
- the era gene encoding GTPase Era: protein MHKAGFVNIIGKPNAGKSTLLNQLMGEKLAIVTQKAQTTRHRIFGIYNEEDLQIVFSDTPGVLDPKYGLQEKMMEFVKESLQDADVFLYIVDVTDAAAPSDFLIEKVNKIPVPVLILINKVDQVDQAKLEAAVALWHERIPKAEILPISALKSYNTEYILPKLKSLLPENPPYYDKDQLTDKPERFFVNETIREKILLNYEKEIPYSVEVVTEIFKDKGKIIFIDSIIYVERETQKGIIIGHKGEAIKKIGTEARLDLEKFFGKKIHINLFVKVKKDWRKNDRDLKNFGYR, encoded by the coding sequence ATGCATAAAGCAGGTTTTGTAAACATTATCGGGAAACCAAATGCTGGTAAATCTACCCTTCTTAATCAACTTATGGGTGAGAAGTTGGCGATTGTTACCCAAAAAGCACAAACAACCCGACACCGTATTTTCGGAATCTACAACGAGGAAGACCTACAAATTGTTTTCTCCGACACTCCTGGGGTTTTAGACCCTAAATATGGCCTTCAGGAAAAAATGATGGAATTTGTAAAAGAAAGCCTTCAGGATGCCGATGTTTTCCTATACATCGTAGATGTTACCGATGCTGCGGCTCCTTCGGATTTCTTAATTGAAAAGGTGAATAAAATTCCTGTTCCTGTTCTTATACTCATCAACAAAGTAGATCAGGTAGATCAAGCCAAACTAGAAGCTGCCGTAGCCCTTTGGCATGAGAGAATTCCGAAAGCGGAAATACTTCCTATTTCAGCATTAAAATCTTATAACACTGAGTATATTTTACCTAAGTTAAAATCTCTACTTCCAGAAAACCCACCCTACTACGACAAAGATCAGTTAACAGATAAGCCTGAAAGGTTTTTTGTGAACGAAACTATTAGAGAGAAAATCCTCCTTAACTACGAAAAGGAAATTCCTTATTCGGTAGAAGTTGTTACCGAAATCTTTAAAGACAAAGGAAAAATTATCTTTATCGACAGTATTATCTATGTGGAAAGAGAAACCCAAAAAGGGATTATCATTGGACATAAAGGAGAGGCTATCAAAAAAATTGGTACAGAAGCTCGACTGGATTTAGAAAAATTCTTCGGTAAAAAAATCCATATCAATCTTTTTGTAAAAGTGAAAAAAGACTGGCGTAAAAACGATAGAGATCTTAAAAACTTTGGATATCGTTAA